A window of the Helianthus annuus cultivar XRQ/B chromosome 4, HanXRQr2.0-SUNRISE, whole genome shotgun sequence genome harbors these coding sequences:
- the LOC110937147 gene encoding uncharacterized protein LOC110937147: protein MAKKRKSVATSLDEVDRTMYANFSSAANSLSQLYSQAISQQKLCFLSGERHGLEMLYQWISKQHAEGLRVTADDILAYIQAELESSGEEPSMAMAMAMAPRSLQSDSTNTSMAASDQLAPRNYIFSNALSSPVRRSLQNYHISQGPRNNEHHSDSSMDMHADHDSTTH, encoded by the exons ATGGCGAAAAAGAGGAAGTCGGTCGCTACGAGCCTAGACGAAGTCGATCGGACGATGTACGCCAATTTTAGCAGCGCCGCTAACTCTCTCTCGCAGCTTTATTCTCAAGCTATCAGCCAACAGAAACTCTGTTTTCTCTCCGGTGAACGTCATGGATTG GAAATGCTCTATCAATGGATTTCCAAGCAACACGCGGAAGGGCTGAGAGTCACAGCAGATGACATACTAGCCTACATTCAG GCTGAGCTGGAATCATCAGGGGAGGAACCATCAATGGCAATGGCAATGGCAATGGCTCCAAGAAGTTTACAGTCCGACTCGACTAATACTAGCATGGCCGCTAGCGATCAGCTCGCACCCAGGAATTATATATTCTCAAACGCGTTGTCAAGCCCAGTCCGTCGCAGCCTTCAGAACTATCACATATCTCAAGGACCAAGAAACAATGAACATCACTCTGATTCATCAATGGATATGCATGCGGATCATGATTCAACGACTCATTAA
- the LOC110937148 gene encoding 5-formyltetrahydrofolate cyclo-ligase-like protein COG0212 produces MNTCTFRAPFFNHLKHQSSNSLSIFQYSTNNSFKMNNSKNNPQLSFDESAYEAERLRLDAKARESMAIEAAEIEDDPKGWKWVIRKRIWDFMEASNIAQFPRPVHHRIPNFVGAPAAADKLSRLEVFLEANCVKVNPDTPQKQVRFLTLNGGKKLLTPQPRLRTGFFSVLEADTLNPSTMNEACTSVGVAKHGRPIGLDEKIKVDLIVIGSVAVDPKTGARLGKGEGFAELEYGMLRYMGAIDDSTPVVTSVHDEQLVDDIPVEKLLIHDVPVDIICTPTQVIFTNTSIPKPQGIYWDKLSPEKLSQIKILRQLKAKIEGETGQKLPTGPSEKLPPTAQRRQRQKR; encoded by the exons ATGAACACCTGCACATTCCGAGCTCCATTTTTCAACCACTTGAAACACCAATCCTCCAATTCACTCTCCATCTTCCAATACTCAACCAACAATTCATTCAAAATGAACAACAGCAAGAATAATCCCCAACTTTCCTTCGATGAATCGGCGTACGAGGCGGAGAGGCTTCGTCTGGACGCAAAAGCACGAGAATCAATGGCCATTGAAGCGGCTGAAATAGAGGATGATCCCAAGGGTTGGAAATGGGTGATTCGTAAGAGGATTTGGGATTTCATGGAGGCGAGTAATATTGCGCAGTTTCCGAGACCTGTTCATCATCGGATTCCTAATTTTGTTGGTGCTCCAGCTGCTGCTGATAAA TTGAGTAGGCTGGAGGTGTTTCTGGAGGCTAATTGTGTGAAGGTTAATCCTGATACACCACAAAAACAAGTCAGATTCTTGACACTTAATG GTGGAAAGAAGCTACTTACTCCACAACCGCGTTTAAGGACAGGGTTTTTCTCTGTACTTGAAGCGGATACGTTAAATCCTAGTACCATGAACGAGGCATGCACCTCTGTCGGGGTAGCAAAACACGGACGGCCCATTGGATTAGATGAGAAGATTAAGGTGGATCTTATTGTCATTGGCTCTGTTGCTGTTGATCCGAAAACCGGAGCTCGTCTTGGCAAGGGTGAG GGATTTGCAGAACTTGAATATGGAATGCTGCGTTATATGGGAGCGATCGATGACTCGACTCCAGTCGTTACGTCTG TGCATGATGAACAACTGGTAGATGATATTCCTGTTGAGAAGCTGCTAATCCATGATGTCCCTGTTGACATCATATGCACTCCCACCCAAGTTATTTTCACCAACACATCTATCCCCAAACCACAAG GTATTTACTGGGATAAATTATCACCCGAAAAGCTGAGTCAGATCAAAATCCTTAGACAATTAAAAGCGAAAATCGAAGGAGAAACTGGACAGAAACTTCCCACCGGCCCTTCCGAGAAGCTGCCTCCAACTGCTCAAAGACGACAAAGACAAAAGCGATAG